From the Nymphalis io chromosome 1, ilAglIoxx1.1, whole genome shotgun sequence genome, one window contains:
- the LOC126781110 gene encoding queuine tRNA-ribosyltransferase accessory subunit 2, producing the protein MHFMVKQKGCGGERIGNLTGFLKFPGAVIETPTSALFTQGGSVVHLTSDVLSRVFSSPKLLWVPLSNSIQLESGVKVQNDGVAKFAGLPEHVTCATLNNLSEVTPSGHFEPNKVPLWTKNGKKMLSANRYMDVMEVFKPDIILAIADGRTSLNEGSKRVSKAVNRTNQMFVECVDRYKAAKNLQNSTLVGVIVGATNPKKFDECVQNVLKHVDILGGIALEGITNGTVESMDLNIKTLNEVFYKVGTVFPENLVHIIEGCWNPTVILSAIEYGWDLFDGTYPVKLTNAGVALKLNLDVTKDNDTMYLLDMIDPRYKEDFTPILQDCECLACKKHTRAYIRHLLNTREMLASVLLSIHNLHHFDQMFYYARKHIASNTFALYKQHITKQCEMLKKFAPDRYKGLNEVIDKHTFQKNKKIRVSDVLNSGLDSNNFN; encoded by the exons atgcatTTTATGGTTAAGCAAAAGGGGTGTGGTGGTGAACGTATTGGAAACTTAACGGGTTTTCTCAAGTTTCCTGGCGCTGTTATTGAAACTCCAACTTCTGCACTTTTTACCCAG GGTGGAAGTGTTGTTCATTTAACATCAGATGTACTGTCACGGGTATTTTCCAGTCCTAAACTTTTATGGGTACCTCTTTCCAATTCGATACAACTAGAAAGTGGTGTCAAAGTACAGAATGATGGAGTAGCAAAGTTTGCTGGTTTGCCGGAACATGTGACGTGtgcaacattaaataatttgtctGAAGTAACACCGTCTGGACACTTTGAACCTAATAAAGTGCCACTGTggacaaaaaatggaaaaaaaatgttatcagcTAATag ATATATGGATGTTATGGAAGTTTTCAAACCAGACATAATTTTGGCGATTGCAGATGGTCGGACGTCTCTCAATGAAGGCTCTAAGAGGGTATCGAAGGCTGTAAACAGAACAAATCAAATGTTCGTTGAATGCGTAGATCGTTATAAAGCTGCCAAGAATCTACAAAACAGTACTCTTGTTG gtGTAATTGTTGGTGCAACAAATCCGAAAAAATTTGATGAATGTGTACAAAATGTTTTGAAACATGTTGATATCTTAGGCGGAATTGCTCTAGAAGGTATCACAAATGGCACTGTCGAGTCAATGGATCTAAATATAAAGACATTAAATGAAGTTTTCTATAAAGTTGGT actgTATTCCCAGAAAATTTAGTTCACATAATAGAAGGGTGTTGGAACCCAACAGTTATATTATCTGCTATTGAATATGGTTGGGACTTATTTGATGGTACTTATCCAGTAAAGCTGACCAATGCTGGTGTCGCATTGAAGCTGAATTTAGATGTTACTAAGGATAATGATACAATGTACTTATTGGACATGATTGATCCGAG ATATAAGGAAGATTTCACACCTATTTTGCAAGACTGTGAATGTTTAGCGTGCAAGAAACATACCCGAGCTTACAttcgtcatttattaaatactcgtgaaatgttggcGTCTGTTTTATTGAGCAT tCACAATCTTCACCATTTCGACCAGATGTTCTATTACGCTCGTAAACACATAGCCTCGAATACGTTTGCTTTATACAAACAGCATATAACGAAGCAgtgtgaaatgttgaaaaaattCGCGCCAGATCGATATAAGGGCTTAAACGAAGTTATAGACAAACATACGTTTCAGAAAAACAAGAAGATACGTGTGAGTGATGTACTTAATAGCGGTTTagatagtaataattttaattaa